A genomic stretch from Sulfobacillus thermosulfidooxidans includes:
- a CDS encoding UvrD-helicase domain-containing protein, whose translation MEYRFKKSSRVFLAEKTTLSYVLRTIDEGLERLLTADRQPVTGANDIAVYEAVARGEQKWFEEWNRHRASPYYGRLEYIDHDANDMIEVVYISKSQRSLSFRDDTGRIITVIPWNVPVAKMYITHRSVSDLWDLKRVTRLVIQAATLDEVTDLYRDASLPDLEDTGEFIESHMFEKSSGGKLADIVATLQEEQYDLIVQPMLESLVINGGPGSGKTEIALHRVVHLLHSQSLTAKQILYLGPSAPFLRYVSDILPSLDATDIVLHDVATWVSSYAGMPVRTQMMYQEESKLYDPAFVDFLDRWFPGYLEEVAEQLGPLQMEFVVDSLSGKQTRIASLSSRDLTRILASAKSLSHGVELLRERWTSVVETALIGSESHEFQATMSQAGQRFTAWLASAHVPGDMNEIKPLYSVVRKQFGISSPLSLQGTWGLADALGLLYLSTKIFSPQQHYALIVLDEAQDLPAVGFALVRQLLTANGSLTVVGDPYQHLTDFSQPLSWETLAQQLHARYIVLKDNYRSRAKVVQLANAAHPAGIEQRARRAGGIIHPPYSLRHHAAEKLMHEIERLGNRYSGQIALIFANKIPHYLREELFALQPEPLKMAVEPADPEGYQVIISTVKYAKGLEFDAAILVAESATAFEPVLGGAYQLYTAISRAREEVMMYGLGHTPLHYQTIYESLCHE comes from the coding sequence ATGGAATATCGTTTTAAAAAATCGTCAAGAGTGTTTTTAGCAGAAAAGACCACATTATCCTACGTCTTAAGGACCATTGACGAAGGATTGGAGCGTCTATTAACCGCCGATCGTCAGCCGGTTACGGGAGCCAATGACATTGCTGTCTACGAGGCGGTGGCGCGGGGAGAACAAAAATGGTTTGAAGAATGGAATCGGCATCGCGCTAGCCCTTATTATGGACGATTGGAATATATTGATCACGATGCAAACGATATGATCGAAGTGGTTTATATCAGTAAATCCCAGCGTTCTTTATCGTTTCGTGATGATACGGGACGCATTATCACTGTGATACCATGGAACGTGCCTGTGGCCAAAATGTATATCACGCACCGGTCTGTGTCGGATCTATGGGATTTGAAACGGGTTACACGTCTTGTTATTCAGGCGGCAACGCTTGATGAAGTGACAGATCTTTATCGCGATGCCAGCCTTCCCGATTTGGAGGATACAGGAGAATTTATTGAGTCCCATATGTTTGAGAAAAGTTCTGGAGGCAAACTGGCTGATATTGTAGCGACGTTGCAAGAAGAGCAATATGACTTAATTGTTCAACCCATGCTGGAAAGCCTTGTGATTAATGGGGGCCCTGGCAGCGGCAAGACCGAAATAGCGCTCCATCGTGTTGTTCATTTATTGCATTCCCAATCCCTAACGGCTAAGCAAATTTTGTATTTAGGTCCGTCTGCGCCCTTTTTGCGCTATGTTTCTGATATTTTGCCGTCGCTGGATGCAACAGATATTGTTTTACATGATGTGGCGACGTGGGTATCGTCCTATGCTGGCATGCCTGTTCGCACTCAGATGATGTATCAAGAGGAAAGCAAATTATATGACCCCGCATTTGTAGATTTTTTGGACCGGTGGTTTCCAGGGTATCTTGAAGAAGTTGCTGAGCAATTAGGTCCTTTACAGATGGAATTTGTCGTGGACAGTTTGAGTGGTAAACAAACTCGGATAGCCAGTTTGTCGTCCCGAGATCTGACTCGTATACTTGCTTCGGCAAAATCGTTGTCTCACGGTGTGGAATTGCTTCGCGAGCGGTGGACATCGGTTGTGGAAACCGCACTGATTGGCTCGGAATCTCACGAATTTCAAGCAACCATGAGTCAAGCCGGTCAACGGTTCACCGCGTGGCTGGCTAGTGCTCACGTGCCTGGGGACATGAATGAGATCAAACCTCTTTATAGCGTAGTCCGTAAACAATTTGGGATATCATCACCATTGTCGTTACAGGGAACATGGGGATTAGCCGATGCTCTGGGGCTATTATATTTGTCTACGAAGATTTTTTCTCCGCAGCAGCACTATGCCCTCATTGTTCTGGATGAAGCTCAAGATTTACCTGCCGTAGGATTCGCGCTGGTGCGTCAACTCTTAACAGCGAATGGATCCCTTACCGTGGTTGGAGATCCCTATCAGCATTTAACAGATTTTTCTCAACCGCTATCGTGGGAAACTTTAGCTCAGCAATTACACGCTCGGTACATTGTTCTCAAAGACAATTATCGTTCCCGTGCTAAAGTCGTCCAACTAGCTAATGCGGCCCATCCTGCTGGAATCGAACAGCGTGCCCGGCGAGCTGGGGGGATTATTCACCCTCCATATTCTTTGCGACACCACGCAGCAGAAAAATTGATGCACGAAATTGAGCGTCTCGGGAATCGATATTCCGGCCAAATTGCTTTAATTTTTGCCAATAAGATTCCTCATTATTTGCGAGAAGAGCTGTTTGCCTTGCAACCCGAACCCCTTAAAATGGCGGTAGAACCTGCAGATCCAGAAGGATACCAAGTGATTATCAGCACCGTAAAATATGCCAAAGGATTAGAATTTGATGCGGCTATATTGGTTGCCGAGAGTGCGACAGCTTTTGAACCCGTATTAGGTGGAGCATATCAATTGTACACGGCCATTTCTCGGGCGCGCGAAGAAGTTATGATGTATGGGTTAGGGCATACGCCTTTACACTATCAAACCATATATGAGTCCTTATGCCATGAGTGA
- a CDS encoding ABC1 kinase family protein produces MTLPSQLKRTLAIFRLALSYWRDYRKIERVERQKPPDAEQVIQDIYRQGGVRFRQEALHLQGLIIKVGQFLSARTDVLPLAFTKELQQLQDQVPAAPFEDIRELIENTFHKPLREIFTDFEPVPVAAASLGQVHKARLVGTNDRVAVKVQRPNIRELAKTDLKALARVMAFLRRWTKVGRRIDTVKLFEEFRQSVYRELDYIQEQEHLLRFKKNFSDWPMIKVPNVYPDYVHSTVLVMEYVEGIKLTDIEELRQHELNPHQLASVLIEAYLKQIVVDGFVQIDPHPGNFLAGFDGRLIFLDFGMMSDIVPEHIDVFGRLVEYALAQNAHGVVDCMIDLGFVRPSANLEVLTRAVSVMLARIAGVPLQEGPALTALVHDFQDFLYEEPLQFPAHYMFLGRAIGMLFGLVSTLDPDLDWMALLKDKALPMINERRVLWDNRYYQLLREQVERLFGPTGKLLWDRSAQKVVQWGQIGLRLPETLDKSLSRVAYGAIETRPDVTAILRRLDYLSQQLTLATLLGSAGVMAVLAALWHGHHLWGFSGIFYVASGLLAIIGLGKIFKLRRFHSRRRQQ; encoded by the coding sequence GTGACGTTGCCCTCACAACTGAAACGGACGTTAGCGATTTTTCGTTTGGCCTTGTCCTATTGGCGGGATTACCGGAAAATTGAACGCGTCGAGCGACAAAAGCCGCCGGATGCCGAACAAGTCATTCAAGACATTTACCGACAAGGTGGAGTTCGATTTCGCCAGGAGGCCTTGCATTTACAAGGCCTCATTATTAAAGTGGGACAATTTTTAAGTGCCCGGACGGATGTGTTACCGTTAGCCTTCACCAAGGAATTACAACAGTTGCAGGACCAAGTGCCTGCTGCACCTTTTGAAGATATTCGCGAATTGATTGAAAACACCTTTCACAAACCCTTGCGAGAAATTTTTACGGACTTCGAGCCGGTACCGGTTGCTGCCGCTTCATTGGGACAAGTTCATAAGGCGCGTCTCGTCGGGACGAATGACCGAGTCGCAGTCAAAGTGCAGCGTCCCAATATACGGGAGTTAGCCAAGACAGATCTCAAAGCCCTGGCACGCGTCATGGCTTTCTTACGGCGGTGGACCAAGGTAGGCCGACGCATTGATACGGTTAAACTTTTTGAGGAATTTCGGCAATCCGTCTACCGAGAACTTGATTACATTCAAGAACAAGAACATTTGTTACGATTTAAGAAGAATTTTTCAGATTGGCCAATGATTAAAGTGCCTAATGTTTACCCGGATTATGTCCATTCTACTGTTCTAGTGATGGAATATGTTGAGGGGATCAAACTCACCGACATCGAGGAATTACGTCAACATGAATTAAATCCTCATCAATTGGCTTCGGTACTCATTGAAGCTTATTTAAAACAAATTGTCGTGGATGGCTTTGTGCAGATTGATCCACATCCTGGAAACTTTCTGGCAGGATTTGATGGACGACTGATATTCCTAGATTTTGGCATGATGAGTGACATTGTGCCCGAACACATCGATGTGTTCGGGCGATTGGTGGAATATGCGTTGGCACAAAATGCCCATGGCGTTGTCGATTGCATGATCGACCTGGGCTTTGTGCGTCCGTCGGCCAATTTAGAAGTATTGACGCGAGCTGTTTCCGTGATGTTAGCCCGTATTGCAGGTGTTCCGCTTCAAGAAGGTCCTGCCTTAACAGCTCTAGTGCACGATTTTCAAGATTTTCTTTATGAAGAACCGTTACAATTTCCTGCGCATTATATGTTTTTAGGTCGAGCCATCGGCATGTTATTTGGTCTGGTTTCGACGTTAGATCCCGATTTAGATTGGATGGCATTGTTAAAAGATAAGGCATTGCCCATGATTAACGAACGACGTGTGTTATGGGATAATCGCTATTATCAATTGTTACGGGAACAGGTGGAACGATTGTTTGGTCCTACCGGAAAACTTTTATGGGATCGTAGTGCCCAAAAAGTTGTGCAATGGGGACAAATCGGTTTGCGTTTACCCGAAACCCTCGACAAAAGTCTATCACGCGTTGCCTATGGGGCGATCGAAACCCGTCCGGATGTCACGGCCATCCTTCGACGACTGGATTACTTATCACAGCAACTTACTTTGGCAACCTTATTAGGGTCAGCCGGAGTCATGGCAGTTTTAGCGGCCTTATGGCATGGTCACCATTTATGGGGATTCTCTGGAATCTTTTATGTGGCTAGTGGATTGCTCGCCATCATAGGCCTGGGTAAAATATTTAAATTGAGACGTTTTCATTCCCGAAGACGGCAACAGTAA
- a CDS encoding YbjQ family protein: MAFLGGNNNQLTGMGEIEEELKQLQSHPGAATSNLSAMDFWLLVDAGYQPLGFVLGNSVMSMGVSGGIATAFKGLQRGELKQLTQLMYAARELSLQRMKAEADALGADSIINVQVEIIHRSEEIMEVVATGTAVKKVSELSGRQITLQVK; the protein is encoded by the coding sequence ATGGCTTTTCTGGGTGGTAATAACAATCAATTAACGGGAATGGGTGAAATTGAAGAAGAATTAAAACAACTGCAAAGCCATCCCGGTGCCGCAACCAGTAATTTAAGTGCTATGGATTTCTGGTTGCTCGTTGATGCCGGATATCAACCCTTAGGATTCGTTTTAGGCAATTCGGTCATGAGCATGGGCGTGTCAGGTGGAATTGCCACCGCTTTCAAAGGGCTTCAACGTGGTGAACTTAAGCAGTTGACACAACTCATGTATGCGGCCCGCGAACTATCCTTGCAACGCATGAAAGCCGAAGCCGACGCATTAGGGGCTGACAGCATCATTAATGTCCAGGTGGAAATTATTCATCGGTCCGAAGAAATCATGGAAGTTGTTGCAACAGGAACCGCAGTCAAAAAGGTGAGTGAACTCTCCGGTCGCCAAATCACCTTGCAAGTGAAATAA
- the dinB gene encoding DNA polymerase IV, protein MSRHFDPFRQPASGWILHCDADAFYASCHMAEQPELREYPVVVAGEVRTRHGIIVTANYRARQMGIETGMNLNQARQLCSEIVAITPDKSLYRRYSEHLHHIFQQYTQIIEPLALDEAWLDISDQVSFAENPEPVAASLQAQVRERLGITISIGISVNKMLAKQVSDWNKPEGITILRKEELPERLWPRPVTELFGCGPATAKKMARLGIETIGDLAQQPLSAILHQFGQHGLALYLRAQGDDYTPVVNPRFTDRRSVSAEHTTAQDLSGLADILDLFQQCSQEIGVRLLQLGLVGYRIGIKWRTTDFRLHSKQLSSSSPLQSADSIYRLARQLWLHVAENRPVRLIGVTVSLLETPSPQLRFWDG, encoded by the coding sequence GTGTCGCGACATTTTGATCCTTTTCGACAGCCAGCATCTGGGTGGATATTGCACTGCGATGCTGATGCGTTTTATGCATCCTGTCACATGGCGGAGCAACCCGAATTACGTGAATATCCCGTGGTTGTAGCAGGAGAGGTTAGAACCCGTCATGGAATTATTGTCACGGCCAATTATCGTGCACGCCAAATGGGTATAGAAACAGGGATGAATCTTAACCAAGCTCGTCAATTATGTTCGGAAATTGTAGCGATTACTCCTGATAAATCCCTTTATCGTCGGTATTCAGAACATCTGCATCACATATTTCAACAATACACTCAGATTATTGAACCTCTCGCTTTGGATGAGGCGTGGCTGGACATTAGTGATCAGGTGAGCTTTGCTGAGAATCCGGAACCGGTAGCAGCATCGTTGCAGGCGCAAGTTCGAGAACGTTTAGGCATCACCATTAGTATAGGGATTTCCGTGAATAAGATGTTGGCCAAACAAGTTAGCGATTGGAATAAACCCGAAGGCATTACGATACTAAGGAAAGAAGAGTTGCCCGAAAGATTATGGCCGCGTCCTGTTACGGAGTTGTTTGGATGTGGACCTGCGACAGCCAAGAAAATGGCGCGCTTAGGAATAGAAACCATTGGCGATCTTGCGCAGCAACCTTTATCGGCAATTCTCCATCAATTTGGCCAGCATGGTCTAGCATTGTATCTGAGAGCCCAAGGCGATGATTACACACCGGTGGTAAATCCGCGCTTCACTGACCGGCGGTCGGTCAGTGCCGAACACACGACAGCGCAGGATTTATCGGGACTTGCCGACATCCTTGATTTGTTTCAGCAATGTTCACAAGAGATCGGCGTCCGCTTGTTGCAGTTGGGATTGGTGGGCTACCGGATTGGCATTAAATGGCGAACCACGGATTTCAGGTTACATAGTAAACAGCTGTCATCGTCTTCGCCGTTGCAAAGTGCTGATAGCATTTACCGTCTTGCCAGGCAATTGTGGTTACACGTTGCAGAAAATCGTCCTGTTCGGTTAATTGGTGTTACGGTATCTTTACTGGAAACACCTTCGCCACAATTGCGCTTTTGGGATGGGTAA
- a CDS encoding nucleoside hydrolase, whose amino-acid sequence MMMKSVYLDMDPGHDDILALLVALTAFHVKGVTTVAGNQTVDKTYRNARRVLDLAHYESITVHQGYAHPLFRPLVTASHVHGSSGLDGYRFHPRSREDEILDDAQMWLTSEFLRDPDPITWIATGPLTNVAAFLMGNTHFIPLIERLAIMGGSLNEGNITPYAEFNFYVDPDAADWLMVSGIPIRLVGLDVTHKALLSKEALERFLAWGSEVGTMLHDIFTFYFDHEPHAGPGGAPVHDVLAVAAVAHPEFFSWQSMNIRVERCHDVHRGQVIVLPGSGEADGGVDVAIDIDVDGFFAWMWEMLEPYARSS is encoded by the coding sequence ATGATGATGAAATCTGTTTATCTGGATATGGATCCGGGTCATGATGATATTCTCGCGCTATTGGTTGCATTAACGGCATTTCACGTTAAAGGAGTGACGACTGTCGCCGGGAATCAGACGGTGGACAAAACATACCGTAATGCGCGCCGAGTCCTGGACTTAGCCCATTATGAGTCCATTACCGTGCATCAGGGATATGCGCATCCTCTGTTCAGACCGTTAGTGACCGCCAGTCATGTGCACGGATCTAGTGGACTCGATGGATATCGTTTTCATCCCCGCAGTCGGGAAGACGAGATTCTGGATGACGCCCAAATGTGGTTAACATCTGAATTCTTACGCGATCCAGATCCCATCACGTGGATTGCCACAGGCCCGTTGACTAATGTTGCAGCGTTTCTCATGGGCAATACCCATTTCATTCCCCTTATTGAACGATTGGCCATCATGGGAGGGTCATTGAATGAGGGGAACATTACCCCATATGCTGAATTCAATTTTTATGTGGATCCCGATGCGGCCGACTGGTTGATGGTATCGGGCATTCCTATTCGTCTCGTCGGATTAGATGTCACCCATAAGGCGTTACTGTCCAAAGAAGCGCTTGAGCGGTTTTTGGCATGGGGATCAGAAGTGGGGACGATGTTACATGATATTTTCACCTTTTATTTTGACCACGAGCCCCATGCTGGGCCCGGTGGTGCCCCAGTCCACGATGTGTTAGCTGTGGCAGCCGTGGCTCATCCTGAATTTTTTAGTTGGCAATCTATGAATATCAGGGTGGAACGATGTCATGACGTTCACCGCGGACAAGTGATTGTTTTGCCGGGTTCCGGGGAAGCCGATGGCGGAGTAGATGTCGCAATTGATATCGATGTTGACGGATTCTTTGCATGGATGTGGGAAATGTTGGAACCTTATGCGCGGTCATCTTGA
- a CDS encoding ArsR/SmtB family transcription factor: protein MIKDYETLRILSDPLRMQILGYLIAHEYTGKQIADLMKLAPPKIHYHLKELEDKGLVKVVRTEEKNGIVQKFYRAVAFDYVIDEELLPIIHSQPTLLQEVLITQLHMVIGRIRETPADSFPSIVEHVEGASLEPPFIGDAYEFKVERKDLQQWIIKYRSLLKELEELDRSFRETIDRNPRKDPGEVFFLQNVGFVTPTQYFVTEDHDLPPGYQWAGRGLVRRIGS from the coding sequence GTGATAAAAGATTACGAGACACTACGGATCTTAAGTGATCCTCTACGCATGCAGATTCTTGGATATTTAATTGCCCATGAGTATACAGGCAAGCAAATCGCTGACTTGATGAAGTTGGCCCCACCCAAAATTCACTACCATTTGAAGGAACTGGAAGATAAAGGGTTAGTAAAGGTTGTGCGGACGGAAGAAAAAAATGGCATTGTCCAAAAATTTTATCGTGCCGTGGCTTTCGATTATGTCATTGATGAAGAATTACTTCCTATCATTCATTCACAACCGACATTATTGCAAGAAGTCTTAATCACCCAGCTCCATATGGTTATTGGCCGCATTCGAGAAACTCCGGCTGACTCATTTCCTAGCATTGTGGAACATGTCGAAGGTGCGTCGCTAGAGCCGCCATTCATAGGAGATGCATATGAATTTAAGGTGGAACGCAAAGATTTGCAGCAATGGATCATCAAATATCGTTCTTTATTGAAGGAACTCGAAGAGTTGGACCGGTCTTTTCGTGAAACAATCGACAGGAATCCCCGGAAGGATCCAGGAGAGGTTTTCTTTCTTCAAAACGTTGGCTTTGTTACTCCCACGCAATATTTTGTGACGGAGGATCATGATTTGCCTCCCGGCTACCAATGGGCGGGTAGAGGTTTGGTACGGAGGATCGGCTCATGA